Proteins encoded within one genomic window of uncultured Draconibacterium sp.:
- a CDS encoding lactonase family protein, producing MLRNILFNCLLIFLCVTAGFAQEKQLFYVGTFTSEGAEGINYCSLNTETGDIDLLTTFKGIDNPSFLRLGPDKEFLYAVSRTTPEVEPSGGYVVAYKLDEKGGLHFLNKQIANGSGPCHVDVSPDRKYVAIATYGGGTTSIYPVNEDGSLEKALTVVHNSGSSVHPNQTQPHAHSIKFSPKEPSIFSADLGTDQLNIFHFQDGNLGRYDQEFVKLPAGSGPRHFVFHPTEKVIYVINELNSTISAVRKTGEKWSVSQNISTLPKDFDGESYCADIHFSKDGKYLYGSNRGHNSIAVFKVNADQELTYLGTVPVEGDWPRNFGITPDGNWMLVANQRSHNITVFKLNVKTGMPKYSGNQISLPAPVCIEFL from the coding sequence ATGTTGCGTAATATTTTGTTTAATTGCCTTTTAATTTTTCTATGTGTAACTGCCGGATTCGCACAGGAAAAGCAGCTTTTTTATGTGGGGACTTTTACTTCCGAAGGGGCAGAAGGAATAAACTACTGTAGTTTAAATACCGAAACCGGTGACATTGATTTGCTCACTACTTTTAAGGGTATTGATAACCCATCGTTTTTGCGTTTAGGACCCGATAAGGAGTTTTTGTATGCCGTTTCGCGTACAACGCCCGAAGTTGAGCCATCCGGAGGGTATGTAGTTGCCTACAAACTCGACGAGAAGGGAGGATTGCACTTTTTGAATAAGCAGATCGCGAATGGAAGCGGACCGTGTCACGTTGATGTTTCGCCCGACAGAAAGTATGTGGCAATAGCAACCTATGGAGGAGGAACTACATCAATATATCCGGTGAATGAAGATGGTAGCCTCGAAAAAGCACTTACTGTTGTACATAACTCCGGTAGCAGTGTGCATCCTAACCAAACTCAACCACATGCTCACTCAATAAAATTTTCGCCAAAAGAACCGAGCATTTTTAGTGCCGATCTGGGGACTGATCAGTTAAATATTTTCCATTTTCAGGATGGAAATTTAGGACGTTACGATCAGGAATTTGTAAAACTACCGGCCGGTTCCGGTCCAAGGCATTTTGTTTTTCACCCAACCGAAAAGGTAATTTATGTGATAAACGAGCTAAATTCTACCATTTCTGCGGTTCGTAAAACAGGAGAAAAGTGGTCGGTATCTCAAAATATTTCAACCTTACCCAAAGATTTTGATGGCGAGAGTTATTGCGCAGATATCCATTTTTCAAAAGACGGGAAGTATTTGTATGGATCAAACCGTGGACACAACTCCATAGCTGTTTTTAAAGTAAACGCCGATCAGGAATTGACCTACTTAGGAACAGTTCCGGTGGAAGGTGACTGGCCGCGAAATTTTGGAATTACTCCTGATGGAAATTGGATGTTGGTTGCCAATCAGCGTAGTCATAATATCACCGTTTTTAAACTTAATGTTAAAACCGGAATGCCAAAATATAGCGGGAACCAAATTAGTTTGCCGGCACCGGTCTGTATTGAGTTTTTGTAG
- a CDS encoding M64 family metallopeptidase codes for MKLKFSFILLIIPFLSFAQPKFNTYFKDKTLRFDFLLGGNSKEAVVYPQQMKQEPFWGGSKKNLIDVFNYGSYRYRVFDVKSNELIYSKGFSTLFQEWQTTADAKTNNKTFYQAALFPFPKNDVRLEIDARQWDGTFKTIYTTDIDPKDYFILKEETPGFKTKDIVNNGDPAKKVDIAILAEGYTVAEMEDFYTDAAKVSGYLFDTEPFKSEKANFNVHAVFAASEDSGTDVPGEHIYKNTYFNTSYYTFDLPRYLTTTDMRKVYDAAASVPYDQIYVLVNTERYGGGGFYNFVTVCTADNELTPKIIVHEFGHGFGGLGDEYYNSAVAYEDFYNLEIEPWEPNITTLVDFDKKWKDMIDKDTPVPTPRKDKYRNTVGVYEGGGYMAEGIYSPHIDCRMNTNEAEGFCPVCQEAIRKVIRFYSE; via the coding sequence ATGAAGTTGAAGTTTTCTTTTATTCTATTAATAATCCCCTTTTTATCGTTCGCACAACCCAAATTCAACACCTATTTTAAGGACAAAACTTTACGGTTCGATTTTCTGCTGGGAGGAAACAGTAAAGAGGCTGTGGTGTATCCGCAGCAAATGAAACAGGAGCCGTTTTGGGGTGGTTCGAAAAAGAACCTCATCGACGTATTTAACTACGGAAGTTACCGTTACCGGGTTTTCGATGTGAAAAGCAACGAGCTGATTTACAGCAAAGGTTTTAGCACCCTTTTCCAGGAATGGCAAACCACTGCCGATGCCAAAACAAACAATAAAACGTTTTACCAGGCAGCACTTTTTCCGTTTCCGAAAAACGATGTGCGCCTTGAAATTGATGCCCGCCAATGGGACGGAACGTTTAAAACAATTTATACTACTGATATTGACCCGAAAGATTATTTCATTTTGAAGGAAGAAACGCCCGGTTTTAAAACAAAAGACATCGTTAACAACGGCGATCCGGCAAAAAAAGTAGATATCGCCATTCTGGCCGAAGGTTACACCGTTGCCGAAATGGAAGATTTTTATACTGATGCCGCAAAAGTTTCGGGTTATTTATTCGATACCGAACCTTTTAAATCGGAGAAAGCAAACTTTAATGTGCATGCTGTTTTTGCCGCTTCGGAAGATTCAGGTACTGACGTTCCGGGCGAACACATTTACAAAAACACTTATTTTAACACCAGTTATTACACCTTCGATTTGCCGCGCTACCTCACCACTACCGATATGAGAAAGGTATACGATGCTGCAGCCAGTGTTCCTTACGACCAGATTTATGTCTTGGTAAATACCGAGCGTTACGGCGGTGGCGGATTCTATAATTTTGTTACCGTTTGCACTGCCGACAATGAACTGACGCCAAAAATTATCGTTCATGAATTTGGCCATGGATTTGGCGGACTGGGCGACGAATATTACAATTCGGCCGTGGCCTACGAAGATTTTTACAACCTTGAAATTGAACCTTGGGAACCCAACATTACCACCCTGGTTGATTTCGATAAGAAATGGAAAGATATGATAGACAAAGACACGCCGGTTCCAACACCACGAAAAGATAAATATAGAAATACTGTTGGTGTATACGAAGGAGGAGGTTACATGGCCGAAGGGATTTACAGCCCGCATATCGATTGCCGCATGAATACCAACGAAGCCGAAGGTTTTTGCCCGGTTTGCCAGGAGGCTATCCGAAAAGTTATTCGATTTTATTCGGAATAA
- the mqnB gene encoding futalosine hydrolase has translation MEILIVAATTMEIKLIVDELEKVEEESHFVKTYRFGDFNIDILVSGIGSSFATFHLTNALREKKYDVVINIGLAGSFTQELKIGEVVNVVSEEFADLGIEKQHEFLTLFESGYIGMNDFPFENGLLKASNSNGWIKLKKVKGVTTNKSYGRDTSIAEMREKFTAHVESMEGAAVFYVCNWMGVKCYEIRSISNYVEPRDSAKWNIPLALVHLKEALSVILKQVPAPVG, from the coding sequence ATGGAAATTTTGATTGTAGCAGCCACTACAATGGAAATAAAACTGATTGTTGATGAGCTGGAAAAAGTAGAGGAAGAAAGTCATTTTGTAAAAACTTACCGATTTGGAGACTTCAATATTGATATTTTGGTATCAGGAATAGGAAGTTCGTTTGCTACTTTTCATTTAACAAATGCACTTCGTGAGAAAAAATACGATGTCGTTATTAATATTGGTTTGGCAGGAAGTTTTACCCAAGAGCTTAAAATTGGAGAAGTTGTGAACGTGGTTAGCGAAGAATTTGCAGATTTAGGCATCGAGAAACAGCACGAATTTCTGACGCTATTCGAATCGGGATATATTGGTATGAATGACTTTCCGTTTGAAAATGGCTTGTTGAAAGCAAGTAATTCAAACGGTTGGATAAAGCTGAAAAAAGTAAAAGGAGTAACCACCAACAAAAGTTACGGGCGCGATACCAGTATTGCTGAAATGCGGGAGAAATTCACGGCGCATGTAGAGTCGATGGAAGGAGCTGCCGTTTTTTATGTGTGCAACTGGATGGGCGTAAAATGCTACGAGATACGATCGATATCGAATTATGTGGAACCCCGCGATTCGGCAAAATGGAATATTCCTTTGGCACTTGTGCACCTTAAAGAAGCATTATCAGTAATTCTAAAACAAGTTCCTGCACCTGTGGGTTAA
- a CDS encoding DUF6249 domain-containing protein: MEGIFVPIGFFLAIFAILYVYWTTRTKERLALVEKGLDAGIFKGECSQLSLVKWGIFLIAVGLGVLVGFALSNVIDEVVAFFTAILILGGVGLIVAYVITSKLLKKKEE; the protein is encoded by the coding sequence ATGGAAGGAATTTTCGTACCAATCGGGTTTTTTCTGGCAATCTTCGCCATCTTGTATGTTTACTGGACAACACGTACAAAAGAGCGCCTGGCGCTGGTAGAAAAAGGGCTCGATGCCGGAATATTTAAAGGTGAATGCTCGCAGCTCTCACTGGTTAAATGGGGAATCTTTTTAATTGCAGTAGGTTTAGGTGTACTTGTAGGTTTTGCGTTATCAAACGTAATCGATGAAGTTGTTGCCTTCTTTACCGCAATCTTAATTCTTGGAGGAGTTGGCTTAATTGTAGCTTACGTTATTACTTCGAAATTATTGAAGAAGAAAGAGGAATAA
- a CDS encoding lysoplasmalogenase, giving the protein MKKIFLHLLFVVIVAADLIGEYLQDSQLDHIAKPLLLIWIAGYFFLHSKNIDKKVLQLAGAGFLFSWIGDLLMMFAADFTWFVMGIASFLVAQVFYIFLFLRTIDLSGKTPFLKKKPMWLIPYLAFGLIVYIVLFPQLDLVLRFAIFVYMVAILTMSAMALNRFGNGHPISFSLVFAGSLFFVLSDSLIAVNRFLVEIPYEGLFIMTTYIAAQYLIMLGLLKQYE; this is encoded by the coding sequence ATGAAAAAGATTTTTCTTCACTTACTTTTTGTAGTAATTGTGGCAGCCGATTTAATCGGCGAATATTTGCAGGATTCCCAACTCGATCATATTGCAAAGCCTTTACTTTTAATATGGATTGCAGGTTATTTCTTTTTACATTCAAAAAATATCGATAAAAAAGTGTTGCAGCTTGCCGGCGCAGGATTTCTATTTTCCTGGATAGGCGATTTGCTAATGATGTTTGCTGCCGATTTTACCTGGTTTGTTATGGGGATTGCTTCGTTTTTGGTGGCGCAGGTATTCTATATTTTCCTGTTTTTACGAACCATCGATCTTTCGGGGAAAACACCGTTCTTGAAAAAGAAGCCCATGTGGTTGATCCCATATCTTGCGTTTGGATTGATTGTTTATATCGTGCTTTTTCCACAACTCGACTTAGTACTTCGTTTTGCCATTTTTGTATATATGGTTGCCATTTTAACCATGTCGGCAATGGCGCTTAACCGTTTTGGAAATGGTCATCCAATAAGTTTTAGCCTGGTGTTTGCGGGTTCGTTATTTTTTGTTTTGTCCGATTCGCTGATTGCTGTGAATCGTTTTCTGGTAGAAATTCCTTATGAAGGTCTATTTATAATGACAACCTACATTGCTGCACAATACTTAATTATGTTAGGGCTGTTAAAGCAGTACGAATAA
- a CDS encoding VTT domain-containing protein has translation MNGKIAIPKKFYFILFASVIAICLFSFTIGRELYAGKTESIFSFGLIHFSGYLFFLLMPVELAFIYYLPYYSGLNLIATAMATAIAAQCIDYIIGRLLRPNKIIELMGQKRIEKAERKIQQYGMLTIFVFNLFPLSSPIIALAAGMLRYNFRRFLLVSTLGLLLKYLVIYFVFKG, from the coding sequence ATGAACGGCAAAATAGCAATACCCAAAAAGTTCTATTTTATCTTGTTTGCTTCGGTTATTGCTATTTGCCTTTTTTCGTTTACCATTGGCCGCGAACTTTATGCCGGCAAAACAGAAAGTATTTTCTCGTTCGGATTAATCCATTTTTCAGGCTACCTGTTCTTTTTGCTTATGCCGGTTGAGCTGGCTTTTATTTATTATTTGCCCTATTACTCCGGCTTAAACCTGATTGCAACAGCAATGGCCACGGCAATTGCTGCGCAGTGTATCGATTATATAATTGGGCGCTTGTTGCGTCCGAATAAAATTATTGAACTAATGGGGCAGAAGCGAATTGAAAAAGCCGAGCGCAAAATTCAGCAATACGGAATGCTAACCATATTTGTGTTTAACCTGTTCCCGCTTTCATCGCCAATAATAGCCCTTGCTGCCGGAATGTTGCGATATAATTTCAGGCGTTTTTTGTTAGTAAGCACACTGGGGCTTTTGCTAAAATACCTTGTTATTTATTTTGTATTTAAAGGTTAA
- a CDS encoding flavin reductase, whose protein sequence is MNYSAFHKLSYGLYLIATELNGEKAGYVANTAFQITANPSKIAISCNKNNYSAQKIIDSKKFSISVLKKEVDTSLIGKFGFMSGADIDKFQGVETITAKTGAPIVVNSSVAWFDCEVIDYADVGSHYLITAEVVDGDKLSDEEPLTYAYYHAKYKMRSPKNAPTYIDKDKLEDEPEPVVYDEVVEEPAEAKKTESEDGIYSCNICGFQYDPEEGDPALGIPPGTPFEDLPDDWKCPICNASKDDFTKV, encoded by the coding sequence ATGAATTATTCCGCATTTCACAAACTAAGTTATGGCCTGTATTTAATTGCTACGGAATTGAACGGCGAAAAAGCCGGGTACGTTGCAAATACAGCTTTTCAGATTACTGCCAACCCCTCGAAAATTGCCATAAGTTGTAATAAAAATAACTACTCCGCCCAAAAGATTATTGATAGTAAAAAGTTCTCCATCTCGGTGCTGAAGAAAGAAGTTGATACTTCGTTGATCGGTAAATTCGGATTTATGTCGGGGGCCGATATTGATAAATTCCAGGGAGTTGAAACCATTACGGCGAAAACCGGTGCTCCAATCGTTGTTAATTCGTCGGTGGCGTGGTTTGATTGCGAGGTTATAGATTATGCCGATGTTGGATCGCATTACCTGATAACTGCAGAGGTGGTTGACGGCGATAAACTGTCGGATGAAGAACCGCTGACGTATGCATACTACCATGCCAAGTATAAAATGCGGTCGCCGAAAAATGCGCCTACTTATATTGATAAAGATAAGCTGGAGGATGAGCCCGAGCCGGTTGTTTATGATGAGGTGGTTGAAGAGCCGGCAGAGGCTAAAAAAACGGAAAGTGAAGATGGGATTTATTCGTGCAATATTTGTGGTTTTCAGTACGATCCTGAAGAAGGAGATCCTGCACTTGGAATACCTCCGGGAACGCCTTTTGAAGACTTGCCTGACGACTGGAAATGTCCGATCTGCAACGCTTCAAAAGACGATTTTACGAAGGTTTAA
- a CDS encoding sigma-54 dependent transcriptional regulator yields MANQKLRNNYKVYIVEDNVLYARVLKKQLLDDQLQVKVFHNGTDFINAMSEKPDVVTLDYTLPDMTGKEVLAKIQEKIPNTNVIVISAQDDISTAIELMKNGAYDYIMKAPDTREKLSNIIRNIYKTDQLQTENTNLKEAVAEKYNFKNLIKGNSREIEHVFELMHKATQTNISVSISGETGTGKELVAKGIHYNSKRSAKPFIAVNVSAIPDGLIESELFGHEKGAFTGADFQKIGKFEAANGGTLFLDEIADLNLNLQAKLLRVLQERELVRLGGHDVIPLDVRIISATHKNLATLSGDDQFRQDLYYRLLGLPIEIPPLRQRGNDKILLAKFFVDEFCKENEMEPKTLSSEAKQMLSNYSLSRQHQRAKSHYGIILRNVQPRPD; encoded by the coding sequence ATGGCCAACCAAAAACTCAGAAACAACTACAAAGTGTACATTGTGGAAGACAATGTGCTTTATGCCAGAGTGCTTAAAAAGCAGCTTTTAGATGATCAGTTACAGGTAAAGGTGTTTCACAACGGGACAGACTTTATTAATGCAATGAGCGAAAAGCCTGATGTAGTAACGCTTGACTACACGCTTCCCGATATGACAGGGAAAGAAGTACTGGCAAAAATTCAGGAAAAAATACCGAATACGAATGTAATCGTAATTTCAGCGCAAGATGATATTTCTACCGCCATCGAGCTGATGAAAAACGGTGCTTACGATTATATCATGAAAGCACCCGACACCCGGGAAAAGCTGAGTAACATTATCCGGAATATCTATAAAACAGACCAGCTTCAAACAGAGAACACCAATCTAAAAGAAGCTGTTGCTGAAAAATATAATTTCAAGAACCTTATTAAAGGTAACAGTCGCGAAATTGAGCATGTTTTTGAGTTAATGCACAAAGCAACTCAAACAAATATTTCCGTATCAATTTCAGGAGAGACCGGAACCGGTAAAGAACTGGTCGCCAAAGGGATTCACTACAATTCGAAACGCAGTGCCAAACCGTTTATCGCAGTTAACGTGTCGGCTATCCCCGACGGACTGATCGAGAGTGAATTGTTCGGTCACGAAAAAGGTGCTTTTACGGGTGCTGATTTTCAAAAAATCGGAAAATTTGAGGCAGCAAACGGCGGTACACTTTTCCTCGACGAGATTGCCGACTTAAACTTAAACCTTCAGGCAAAACTATTACGCGTTTTACAAGAACGAGAGTTGGTACGCCTGGGAGGACATGATGTAATACCACTTGACGTACGCATTATTTCGGCAACGCATAAAAACCTGGCCACTTTGTCGGGCGACGACCAGTTCAGACAAGACCTTTACTATCGTTTACTGGGTTTACCCATTGAAATTCCGCCCTTGCGCCAGCGTGGAAACGATAAGATTTTACTAGCCAAGTTTTTTGTAGACGAGTTTTGCAAAGAAAATGAAATGGAGCCAAAAACACTTTCGTCGGAAGCAAAACAAATGTTGTCGAATTATTCACTATCCCGGCAACATCAGAGAGCTAAAAGCCATTATGGAATTATCCTGCGTAATGTGCAGCCGCGACCTGATTAA
- the folE gene encoding GTP cyclohydrolase I FolE, protein MCSLKNNNSNGYLRTDLYNEEATEELSAHYKEILQIVGEDPSREGLDKTPERVAKAIQFLLQGYQMDPVEILTSAMFKEDYRQMVIVKDIEIYSMCEHHMLPFIGKAHVAYIPNGTITGLSKIARVVDVFARRLQVQERLTTQIKDCIQDTLKPLGVAVVIEAQHLCMQMRGVQKQHSITTTSDFTGAFEKVATREEFIKLISTKLS, encoded by the coding sequence ATGTGTTCATTAAAGAATAACAACTCAAACGGATACCTGCGAACCGATTTATACAACGAAGAAGCAACCGAAGAACTCTCTGCCCATTACAAAGAAATTTTACAGATAGTTGGCGAAGATCCTTCGCGCGAAGGTCTCGACAAAACGCCGGAACGAGTGGCGAAAGCCATTCAGTTTCTGTTGCAGGGGTACCAAATGGATCCTGTTGAAATCTTAACTTCGGCAATGTTCAAGGAAGATTATCGCCAAATGGTAATCGTAAAAGATATTGAGATTTATTCGATGTGCGAACATCATATGCTTCCGTTTATAGGGAAAGCACATGTTGCCTACATTCCCAACGGAACGATTACCGGACTTAGCAAAATTGCCCGCGTTGTTGATGTGTTTGCCCGCCGCCTGCAGGTGCAGGAACGGTTAACAACGCAAATTAAAGATTGTATTCAGGATACATTAAAACCTCTGGGAGTTGCCGTTGTAATTGAGGCACAACACCTGTGCATGCAAATGCGTGGCGTACAAAAACAACACTCTATTACAACCACTTCGGATTTTACAGGTGCTTTTGAAAAGGTAGCTACCCGCGAAGAATTTATCAAACTGATTAGCACCAAGCTAAGCTAA
- a CDS encoding CDGSH iron-sulfur domain-containing protein, protein MKKPVIAEKAPKALTLEPGTYYWCACGRSKNQPFCDGSHQGTEFTPLPFDIAEKKEVWLCQCKHSKNKPFCDGTHRTL, encoded by the coding sequence ATGAAAAAACCTGTTATAGCTGAAAAAGCACCAAAAGCACTTACACTTGAGCCGGGCACCTATTATTGGTGCGCCTGTGGACGAAGTAAAAACCAACCCTTTTGCGACGGATCGCACCAGGGAACGGAATTTACTCCACTGCCATTCGATATCGCTGAGAAAAAGGAAGTTTGGCTTTGTCAATGCAAACATTCCAAAAATAAGCCATTTTGCGATGGCACCCACCGAACCTTATAG
- a CDS encoding RNA polymerase sigma factor, with the protein MEQKDDIYYIEKVKGGQTNYFSYIVERYQDIVFSIAMKVLKNREDAEEMAQESFIKAYKSLHTFKGTAKFSTWLYRITYNNCISEVRKRKIHFASTDDVQIADEATEMNLDGIPEENRAQAIKAAMDKLPEDEYTLILLYYFEEQSIEEISRVTKLSESNTKVKLFRARKKLYTILNELMKDELYTIL; encoded by the coding sequence ATGGAGCAGAAAGATGATATCTATTACATCGAAAAAGTAAAGGGCGGACAGACCAATTACTTTTCGTATATCGTTGAACGATATCAGGATATTGTCTTTTCCATTGCAATGAAAGTTCTTAAAAATCGTGAAGACGCCGAGGAAATGGCGCAGGAGAGTTTTATAAAAGCTTACAAATCGTTGCACACCTTTAAAGGCACCGCAAAATTTTCGACCTGGCTTTACCGCATTACCTATAATAATTGTATTTCGGAGGTCAGGAAGCGAAAAATACATTTTGCATCGACCGATGATGTGCAGATTGCCGACGAAGCAACAGAAATGAACCTGGATGGAATACCGGAAGAAAACAGGGCACAAGCCATTAAGGCAGCCATGGACAAACTGCCGGAAGATGAATACACTCTGATACTTTTGTATTATTTCGAGGAACAATCGATCGAGGAGATCAGCAGAGTAACAAAACTCTCGGAGAGCAATACAAAAGTGAAGCTTTTCAGAGCTCGCAAAAAGCTCTATACTATTTTGAATGAATTAATGAAAGATGAATTATACACTATATTATGA
- the fabD gene encoding ACP S-malonyltransferase, producing MKAFVFPGQGAQFPGMGKDLYENSAEAKALFEKANDILGFNITDIMFEGEVEDLKQTKVTQPAIFLHSVLLAKTLKDFAPDMVAGHSLGEFSALVANGTLNFEDGLKLVAQRAMAMQKACEVEPSTMAAIVGLEDDVVEAVCAEIDDVVVPANYNCPGQLVISGSEAGIDKACALLTEKGAKRALKLVVGGAFHSPFMEPAREELAAAIEATTFNQPTCPVYQNVDAKPVSDPAVIKENLIAQLTAPVKWTQIVQNMIADGATSFTEVGPGKVLQGLVKKVDRKMETVGVNSYEG from the coding sequence ATGAAGGCATTTGTATTCCCCGGTCAGGGAGCGCAGTTCCCGGGAATGGGAAAGGATTTATATGAAAATTCTGCTGAAGCAAAAGCATTATTCGAAAAAGCAAACGATATTTTGGGTTTCAATATCACCGACATTATGTTTGAAGGCGAAGTTGAAGACCTGAAACAAACAAAAGTAACCCAACCTGCCATTTTCTTACACTCGGTATTGTTGGCAAAAACCTTAAAGGATTTCGCTCCTGATATGGTTGCAGGTCACTCGCTGGGTGAGTTTTCGGCGTTGGTTGCCAACGGAACGCTGAACTTTGAAGATGGTTTGAAACTGGTTGCGCAACGTGCCATGGCCATGCAAAAAGCATGCGAGGTTGAGCCATCAACAATGGCCGCCATTGTTGGTTTGGAAGACGACGTTGTTGAGGCTGTTTGTGCCGAAATCGACGACGTGGTAGTTCCTGCAAACTATAATTGCCCTGGGCAGTTGGTAATTTCTGGTTCTGAAGCCGGAATTGACAAAGCTTGTGCGTTGTTAACTGAAAAAGGTGCAAAACGTGCCTTGAAACTGGTTGTAGGTGGTGCTTTCCACTCGCCGTTTATGGAGCCTGCACGCGAAGAGTTGGCTGCTGCCATTGAGGCAACAACATTTAATCAGCCAACTTGTCCGGTTTACCAGAATGTTGATGCAAAACCGGTTTCTGATCCTGCTGTGATCAAAGAAAACCTGATTGCTCAGCTTACTGCTCCTGTAAAATGGACACAGATTGTGCAAAATATGATCGCCGATGGAGCTACTTCGTTCACTGAGGTTGGTCCTGGAAAAGTTTTGCAGGGTTTGGTTAAAAAAGTGGATCGAAAAATGGAAACCGTTGGAGTTAATAGTTACGAAGGATAG
- the rfaD gene encoding ADP-glyceromanno-heptose 6-epimerase, producing MIVVTGAAGFIGSYLVGKLNKAGYKDLILVDKFDDPWKDLNLLKKDYREYIDRDEFFKWLIKNAPDVDFIFHLGARTDTVGQEPELYQQLNLIYSQRLWNICSEIQVPLLYASSAATYGNGEDGFSDEHKKIRDLRPLNLYGWSKHDFDVWALKQFRTPPFWAGMKFFNVYGPNEYHKGRMASVVLHAYKTIKETGHMQLFRSHHKAYKDGEQSRDFIYVEDIADVMMYFMENQDNCGIYNVGTGKARSFLDLTKAVFNSMNVNPDISFIDTPVDLRGRYQYFTEAEMQKLHDVGYKKPFVELEEGVNEYVNKYLMAEACF from the coding sequence ATGATAGTTGTAACAGGAGCAGCCGGTTTTATCGGAAGTTATTTAGTAGGAAAACTCAACAAAGCAGGATACAAAGATCTGATTTTGGTTGACAAGTTCGATGACCCCTGGAAAGATTTAAATCTTCTGAAAAAAGATTACCGCGAGTATATTGACCGGGATGAGTTTTTTAAATGGTTAATTAAAAATGCACCGGATGTGGATTTTATTTTTCATTTGGGGGCGCGTACTGATACCGTAGGGCAGGAGCCCGAGCTCTATCAGCAACTAAACTTAATATATTCGCAACGCCTTTGGAATATTTGTTCCGAAATTCAGGTGCCACTTCTTTATGCTTCGTCGGCTGCTACGTATGGTAACGGCGAAGATGGTTTTTCTGATGAACATAAAAAAATCAGGGATTTACGACCGCTGAATCTGTATGGTTGGTCGAAACACGATTTTGATGTGTGGGCGCTGAAACAGTTTCGCACGCCTCCGTTTTGGGCAGGTATGAAATTCTTTAATGTTTACGGGCCAAACGAATACCACAAAGGACGAATGGCGTCGGTGGTGTTGCATGCTTATAAAACCATAAAAGAAACAGGGCACATGCAGTTGTTCCGTTCGCATCATAAAGCTTATAAAGATGGCGAGCAAAGCCGCGATTTTATTTATGTGGAAGACATTGCCGATGTGATGATGTATTTTATGGAGAACCAGGATAATTGTGGTATTTATAATGTGGGTACCGGGAAAGCTCGTTCTTTTCTTGATCTTACCAAAGCTGTTTTCAACAGTATGAATGTAAATCCCGATATCTCGTTTATTGACACACCCGTTGATTTGCGCGGAAGATACCAGTATTTTACCGAAGCTGAAATGCAGAAATTACACGACGTAGGTTACAAAAAGCCTTTTGTTGAATTAGAGGAGGGCGTTAACGAGTACGTAAATAAATACCTGATGGCGGAAGCCTGTTTTTAA